Proteins from one Ficedula albicollis isolate OC2 chromosome 21, FicAlb1.5, whole genome shotgun sequence genomic window:
- the C1QB gene encoding complement C1q subcomponent subunit B: MWTLWATLICLAGGQLASATLCRTYGTIPGIPGIPGQPGSDGRDGENGPKGEQGPPGQGGAERGEMGDPGMPGPPGKVGPAGPPGPPGMPGMVGMPGPMGEPGDYKVTSKSAFSAARSISSYPRREQPVRFDRVLANANGHYESRYGRFTCRLPGTYFFTYHVTSRGNLCLSLKKGRGSSRGDRVVTFCDFVHGSFQVTTGGVVLQMAMNESVWLEPTEKNSLVGLEGSDSIFSGFLIFPEA; encoded by the exons ATGTGGACCTTGTGGGCCACGCTGATCTGCCTGGCTGGGGGGCAGCTTGCCAGTGCCACACTCTGCAGGACCTACGGCACCATCCCAGGCATCCCAGGAATACCAGGACAGCCTGGCAGcgatggcagggatggggagaacGGCCCAAAGGGTGAACAAG GACCCCCTGGCCAGGgtggagcagagagaggggagaTGGGAGACCCAGGAATGCCGGGCCCGCCTGGGAAGGTGGGTCCTGCTGGCCCACCAGGTCCACCTGGCATGCCAGGTATGGTGGGGATGCCCGGCCCCATGGGAGAGCCTGGTGACTACAAGGTCACCTCCAAGTCAGCGTTCTCGGCCGCCAGGAGCATCAGCTCCTACCCCCGGCGGGAGCAGCCCGTGCGCTTCGACCGCGTCCTGGCCAACGCCAACGGGCACTACGAGAGCCGCTACGGCCGCTTCACCTGCCGCCTGCCCGGCACCTACTTCTTCACCTACCACGTCACCTCCCGCGGCAACCTGTGCCTCAGCCTCAAGAAGGGCCGAGGCTCCAGCAGGGGGGACAGGGTGGTGACCTTCTGTGACTTTGTGCACGGCAGTTTCCAGGTGACCACGGGCGGCGTGGTGCTGCAGATGGCCATGAACGAGTCTGTGTGGCTGGAGCCCACCGAGAAGAACTCCTTGGTGGGGCTGGAAGGCTCTGACAGCATCTTCTCAGGCTTCCTCATCTTCCCTGAGGCTTAG